The proteins below are encoded in one region of Drosophila santomea strain STO CAGO 1482 chromosome 3R, Prin_Dsan_1.1, whole genome shotgun sequence:
- the LOC120454312 gene encoding soluble guanylate cyclase 88E isoform X1, with the protein MYGLLLENLSEYIKSVYGEEKWEDIRRQAGIDSPSFSVHQVYPENLLQKLAKKAQQVLGVSERDFMDQMGVYFVGFVGQYGYDRVLSVLGRHMRDFLNGLDNLHEYLKFSYPRMRAPSFICENETKQGLTLHYRSKRRGFVYYTMGQIREVARYFYHKEMHIELVREEILFDTVHVTFQLTFDNRAFTLASLAMTREEKHLPISAHVLFEIFPFCMVFGADMVVRSIGNSLMVILPELLGKKITAWFDLVRPLIAFKFQTILNRTNNIFELVTVDPVTERFDVQNEDLLQHEDGSEPEKSLRLKGQMVYMENWRMIMFLGTPVMPDLTSLITTGLYINDLSMHDFSRDLMLAGTQQSVELKLALDQEQQKSKKLEESMRLLDEEMRRTDELLYQMIPKQVADRLRRGENPIDTCEMFDSVSILFSDIVTFTEICSRITPMEVVSMLNAMYSIFDKLTERNSVYKVETIGDAYMVVAGAPDKDANHAERVCDMALDMVDAITDLKDPSTGQHLRIRVGVHSGAVVAGIVGLKMPRYCLFGDTVNTASRMESTSIAMKVHISESTKVLIGPNYKIIERGEIDVKGKGTMGTYWLEERENRLPLQLTAALQIHPLSPVPSTPTPKTKAIMPPVSKPLTPMVPVSVSLAVSIPATNVPAVDVMAPSSSMSGLVLTATAAAHMSLHHQAVVAEALTGGSGEVVPPAAGGAASGTTGAAAGGGPAPDDRNSRIYSPVTFKDVARRSVANSPVRGCAQPDQERRRESRSNSTGHVFMRTPSDIFGSLILDTEEFLEDLQISRSSLANNNNNPSPCGFSPTPPFRIGSAPPKPRPSNPDKFTPEELAAMDQLTPPSTAPARETASCSSASLDRDKATKLKKITFSNSSSLDASTPTAVAAVAAVVCPMRSKSPPMSVAPVVHMVQASTSKGDSQRPGSKDSVSSISLHSPPPNRSSSAPARPHSMSKAARKAFLAAKQTKAMEKLDKMIEEVHEVESQSATKAASMRLALYGHDGGGDLAAGGCPLFLPPPPQQQQQRLMPSSISDSGLCSHGHSHAPSCHHMDPKMSNSQSFQHSPRGGITHQCCSGFGHGNGRHSHRMHSNACRIL; encoded by the exons ATGTACGGACTGCTGCTGGAGAACCTCTCCGAGTACATCAAGTCCGTTTACGGCGAGGAGAAATGGGAGGACATCCGGCGACAGGCAGGCATCGATTCGCCCTCCTTCAGCGTCCATCAGGTCTATCCCGAGAATCTGCTGCagaagctggccaaaaaggcTCAACAG GTGCTGGGCGTTTCCGAGCGGGATTTCATGGACCAGATGGGCGTCTACTTTGTGGGCTTTGTGGGCCAGTATGGCTACGATCGTGTTCTTTCCGTTCTGGGTCGCCACATGCGCGACTTCCTCAACGGACTGGACAACCTGCATGAGTACCTGAAGTTCTCGTATCCGCGGATGAGAGCTCCCAGCTTCATCTgcgaaaacgaaacgaagcaGGGTCTGACCCTTCATTACCGTTCCAAGCGTCGAGGATTCGTCTACTACACCATGGGTCAAATCCGAG AGGTGGCACGGTACTTCTACCACAAGGAGATGCACATCGAGCTCGTTCGGGAGGAGATCCTGTTCGACACGGTCCACGTGACCTTCCAGCTGACCTTCGATAACAGGGCGTTCACACTAGCGTCCTTGGCAATGACCCGGGAGGAGAAGCACCTGCCCATCAGTGCTCATGTGTTGTTCGAGATCTTTCCCTTTTGCATGGTTTTTGG TGCCGATATGGTTGTGCGAAGTATTGGTAACTCCTTAATGGTGATTTTACCGGAGCTTCTGGGAAAGAAAATTACGGCCTGGTTTGACCTAGTTCGTCCATTAATTGCATTCAAGTTTCAAACT ATACTCAATCGCACTAACAACATTTTTGAGCTGGTCACTGTGGATCCAGTTACGGAGAGATTTGATGTGCAAAACGAGGACTTACTCCAGCACGAAGATGGCAGCGAACCGGAAAAGTCTCTTAGATTAAAAG GCCAAATGGTTTACATGGAGAACTGGCGCATGATCATGTTTCTGGGTACACCCGTAATGCCCGATCTGACCTCACTAATAACCACAGGTCTATATATCAACGATCTGTCCATGCACGACTTCAGTAGGGATCTTATGCTGGCGGGTACTCAACAATCGGTGGAGCTCAAGTTGGCCCTGGATCAGGAACAACAGAAGTCGAAAAAGCTGGAGGAGTCCATGAGATTG TTGGATGAGGAAATGCGAAGAACGGATGAGCTTCTGTACCAGATGATACCCAAACAGGTGGCTGATAGGCTCAGACGAGGCGAGAATCCCATTGATACCTGTGAG ATGTTCGATAGCGTTTCCATCCTGTTCTCAGACATCGTAACCTTCACCGAGATTTGCAGCCGCATTACTCCGATGGAGGTGGTGTCCATGCTAAATGCCATGTACTCCATTTTCGATAAGCTGACGGAGCGGAATTCAGTGTACAAG GTGGAAACTATTGGTGATGCGTATATGGTGGTGGCGGGTGCTCCAGATAAGGATGCCAATCACGCCGAGCGAGTCTGTGATATGGCCCTAGATATGGTGGACGCGATTACCGATCTAAAGGATCCCTCAACGGGCCAGCACTTAAGGATAC GTGTGGGCGTCCACTCGGGCGCCGTGGTGGCGGGCATCGTGGGCCTCAAGATGCCCCGCTATTGCCTCTTTGGGGATACGGTGAATACCGCCTCACGTATGGAGTCCACCAGCATCGCCATGAAGGTGCACATATCCGAGTCCACGAAGGTTCTTATCGGACCCAACTACAAGATCATCGAGCGCGGTGAGATCGATGTAAAGGGCAAGGGCACCATGGGCACCTATTGGCTGGAGGAGCGTGAGAACCGACTGCCTCTGCAATTAACCGCCGCACTGCAGATTCATCCGCTCTCACCTGTTCCATCAACGCCCACACCCAAGACGAAGGCCATAATGCCTCCGGTATCCAAGCCGTTGACTCCGATGGTTCCCGTTTCGGTTTCTCTGGCAGTTTCCATACCCGCCACCAATGTTCCTGCTGTAGATGTGATGGCTCCTTCATCCAGCATGTCCGGTTTGGTACTTACTGCCACCGCAGCGGCTCACATGTCCTTGCACCACCAGGCCGTGGTGGCGGAGGCATTAACTGGAGGTTCAGGTGAAGTGGTACcgccagcagctggaggagcagcttCTGGAACAACTGGAGCGGCGGCGGGTGGAGGTCCCGCCCCGGACGACCGGAACAGTCGCATCTACTCACCCGTAACCTTCAAGGATGTGGCACGGCGAAGCGTGGCCAATTCTCCGGTGAGAGGCTGCGCCCAACCGGATCAGGAGAGACGTCGCGAGTCCCGCTCCAATTCCACGGGCCACGTATTTATGCGGACTCCTTCGGATATTTTCGGCTCTCTCATCCTGGACACCGAGGAGTTTCTCGAGGACCTGCAAATCTCGCGCTCCTCCctggcaaacaacaacaacaatccgAGCCCATGCGGCTTTAGCCCAACTCCTCCATTCCGGATTGGCAGCGCACCGCCAAAGCCGAGACCCAGTAATCCGGATAAATTTACACCGGAGGAACTGGCCGCCATGGACCAACTGACGCCTCCGTCAACGGCTCCAGCCAGAGAAACGGCCAGCTGCAGCAGTGCATCATTAGATCGCGACAAGGCGACCAAGCTGAA GAAAATCACTTTctccaacagcagcagtctGGATGCCAGCACTCCAACTGCCGTGGCAGCCGTTGCTGCCGTGGTGTGTCCAATGCGATCCAAGTCGCCGCCGATGTCAGTGGCTCCAGTGGTACACATGGTTCAGGCCAGCACCAGCAAAGGCGACAGCCAACGACCAGGCTCGAAGGATTCGGTATCATCCATTTCCCTCCACTCACCCCCACCCAATCGATCTAGCTCGGCACCAGCCAG ACCGCACTCAATGTCGAAGGCGGCGCGAAAGGCCTTTCTGGCCGCCAAGCAGACCAAGGCAATGGAGAAGCTGGACAAGATGATCGAAGAGGTTCACGAAGTGGAGTCCCAGTCGGCGACAAAGGCGGCCAGCATGCGACTGGCCCTCTACGGCCATGACGGCGGTGGTGATTTGGCTGCCGGTGGGTGTCCACTGTTcctgccaccgccgccgcagcagcagcaacagcgccTGATGCCCAGCTCCATCTCAGACTCCGGCCTCTGCAGTCATGG TCATAGTCATGCTCCCAGCTGTCATCACATGGATCCGAAGATGAGCAACAGCCAGAGTTTCCAGCATTCTCCACGTGGCGGGATAACCCATCAGTGCTGCAGCGGCTTTGGACACGGAAATGGACGTCACTCTCACCGGATGCACTCGAATGCCTGCCGGATTCTGTAG
- the LOC120454311 gene encoding E3 ubiquitin-protein ligase RNF123, whose amino-acid sequence MSISKLFVKVFNEDIFEQVDHDNLYSDLDDDLEGANCSTVPDPRPAKLADLSVTKQMIIVRTWLDDKFQQIQTDSNEEIRRLYMETESRIGPDLTIFDVDYTTTVRVSSDRLALRSQGSFNTVRSNCCVYGGRWMYEIHLHTKGVMQIGWASNSCQFNENSGVGDTKSSYGYDGSKQQIWHISTKKYGDKWQIGDVIGVTIDVDKEVIEYYRNGRSMGVAFNKLEKGPGITFFAAISLGYTQGIGANFGNRPFMYPIAGFQPLMARPILKLQRANLLLNYLVNLAGIFSKYNAQSGMSATNGTEARVSTKKTVYCIFATLLIEKFTNEIFDPYIIEDVLLNRISSLTTLASEKENSYSVLHGLLSLFWNYMEGDEIKFVLRKLVNALLATFTHTIQGLDYEKHRQALGTLHCLCLHEQTRKYLLEGKLFKKHCLAFFLYIHPLEFYIMEELLPDSMAWTEGIDGPKEKYLNVAEKVRKVTEPLYAAQRDLLCTLLINSDGTRESPSSRSIFLSKLRRYVIDLSMEQRPFHAFFFMQSSIQHPLDAPVALAFASILIDQTRSMFKEEMPTKNVEVNSDFFIDGTFDYMHFDRVGGVLSHLRKVHRADIDARLGTARTQQIYEDDRQNLRVNEVDTTLYLLGENINNVAVVGHTQGANNTTYTHFLNTRPNSSTESSPGNADMEASLCELLDLCIIFYYSAGHKYIVKIATVRDEIAALNEVLKETKFYREDIERKLGALEQHANVCMNENHQHVMGELRSKFSQRQNVFATRSIALARKQVWLRGVALNNHRRSLLIWLLERMLRTLTSASNTGSLFSFVPEVYVNTLPILLDAVMDFSHHDLKAQFEASDAECSVNAAAEFLGIHSADPRIVLASCKDSLLQALGTLTCHKSGVRALERTSKRSQASLVRALLRPYENRAWGQSNWLLLRFWMGEGYAYKDSRQPSVWQGGSLPLHQGLCRSRSRNETHTGLLHNVAPANPSKHFQRLIGSKLLEDEPFATAFLNSVLSQLNWAFSEFILLLQEIQNTAQRQENTLFEPKQLKICSMCFELTVSLMRCLEMVITAAPEIVTDESRPNSDLLLNRICQLISQVLSRVTVPPGCFQFVVDMCSADLNAVTHYPIVTAALGILLALMQDEMESDLRPQIVTRVSRAFLTDPSFQFATLEFALGEIRTPLLEQKNIPRGNFDPSSRPHIDPLTNDVRVPLPNNSKRIRADPPILKFALNDFPSHVSCEEIDNVRRLIESLRVKQTLLSDITLPSEDSLCPICCAKPITAVFTPCKHQSCSDCIMQHMMNSKVCFYCKTTIQTIETLDGTVIYSNEDVVQTPMIERA is encoded by the exons ATGTCGATATCAAAATTATTCGTGAAAGTATTCAACGAGGATATATTCGAGCAGGTGGACCACGATAATCTGTACTCGGACCTGGACGATGACTTGGAAGGCGCTAATTGCTCGACGGTTCCGGATCCGAGGCCTGCAAAGCTCGCCGATTTGTCTGTTACCAA GCAGATGATCATAGTGCGAACATGGCTAGATGACAAGTTCCAGCAAATCCAGACCGACAGCAATGAGGAGATCCGGCGCCTGTACATGGAGACAGAGAGTCGCATTGGCCCGGATCTGACCATATTCGATGTGGACTATACGACCACAGTGCGCGTATCCTCGGATCGTCTGGCCCTGCGCTCCCAAGGCAGCTTCAACACGGTCCGGTCTAATTGTTGCGTGTACGGCGGTCGCTGGATGTATGAG ATCCACCTTCACACTAAGGGCGTAATGCAGATTGGTTGGGCCTCCAACTCCTGCCAGTTTAACGAAAACAGCGGAGTGGGGGATACAAAGTCCAGCTACGGATACGATGGCAGCAAACAGCAGATCTGGCATATATCCACCAAAAA ATACGGTGACAAATGGCAGATTGGCGACGTTATTGGCGTGACTATTGATGTGGATAAGGAAGTGATCGAGTATTATCGAAACGGACGTTCGATGGGCGTGGCGTTCAACAAGTTGGAAAAGGGTCCAGGCATCACATTCTTCGCAGCCATCTCCTTGGGCTACACGCAGGGTATTGGGGCTAACTTCGGGAATAGGCCCTTCATGTATCCGATAGCGGGCTTCCAACCGCTTATGGCCCGACCCATCCTTAAGCTGCAGCGTGCAAACCTGCTGTTGAACTACTTAGTAAACCTCGCTGGCATCTTCTCCAAGTACAATGCCCAATCTGGGATGTCAGCAACAAATGGGACAGAGGCCCGCGTTTCCACTAAAAAGACCGTCTACTGTATATTTGCTACCTTGCTGATTGAGAAGTTCACCAATGAGATATTTGATCCATACATCATCGAAGACGTCCTGCTGAATAGGATCTCAAGCCTAACAACTCTAGCGTCAGAGAAGGAAAACTCATACAGCGTACTACACGGCTTGTTGTCTCTCTTCTGGAACTACATGGAGGGCGACGAGATCAAGTTTGTGCTTCGGAAGCTAGTGAATGCTTTGCTGGCTACTTTTACGCATACGATACAGGGCTTGGACTATGAGAAGCATCGCCAGGCGCTCGGAACCCTGCATTGCCTTTGCCTGCACGAACAGACCAGAAAGTATCTGCTTGAAGGAAAGCTGTTCAAAAAGCACTG CCTCGCCTTTTTCCTCTACATACATCCGCTGGAGTTTTACATAATGGAGGAACTGCTGCCCGACAGTATGGCCTGGACAGAAGGAATCGATGGGCCCaaggaaaaatatcttaaCGTTGCCGAGAAGGTGCGCAAAGTTACGGAGCCACTGTATGCGGCACAAAGGGATTTGCTCTGCACGCTGTTGATAAACTCGGATGGAACAAGGGAAAGTCCGTCAAGCCGCTCAATATTTTTGAGCAAACTGCGTCGCTATGTAATCGATCTCAGCATGGAGCAAAGG CCCTTCCACGCGTTTTTCTTCATGCAATCGAGCATACAGCATCCACTCGATGCGCCGGTGGCCCTTGCCTTTGCTAGCATTCTTATTGATCAGACGCGCTCGATGTTCAAGGAAGAAATGCCTACAAAGAACGTGGAGGTGAACAGCGATTTTTTCATAGATGGTACCTTTGACTACATGCACTTTGATCGCGTTGGAGGTGTCTTGTCCCACTTGAGGAAAGTTCATCGGGCCGACATCGACGCTAGGTTAGGAACTGCTCGAACTCAGCAAATTTATGAGGATGATAGGCAAAACTTGCGAGTCAATGAAGTTG ATACTACGCTTTACCTTTTGGGCGAAAACATAAACAATGTGGCCGTAGTTGGACATACTCAGGGTGCCAACAACACAACCTACAcccattttttaaatacacGACCCAATAGCAGCACCGAATCCTCGCCAGGCAACGCGGATATGGAGGCCAGCCTTTGCGAACTTCTTGATTTGTGTATCATCTTTTACTATTCGGCAGGCCATAAGTATATAGTAAAGATAGCTACGGTAAGGGACGAGATCGCTGCTCTGAATGAAGTACTCAAGGAGACGAAGTTCTACCGGGAGGACATCGAACGTAAACTAGGGGCATTGGAGCAGCATGCCAATGTCTGCATGAACGAAAATCACCAGCATGTGATGGGCGAGCTACGGTCCAAGTTCAGTCAGCGGCAGAATGTTTTTGCA ACACGTTCTATAGCGCTGGCAAGAAAGCAAGTTTGGCTAAGAGGAGTGGCCCTAAACAATCACAGGCGATCCCTGCTCATATGGTTACTAGAGCGCATGCTACGAACTTTGACG AGTGCCTCAAATACGGGTTCTTTGTTCTCATTTGTACCTGAGGTGTATGTTAATACACTGCCTATTCTGTTGGATGCCGTAATGGACTTTAGTCACCATGACTTGAAAGCGCAATTCGAGGCCTCAGATGCGGAATGCAGCGTGAACGCAGCAGCGGAGTTTCTAGGAATTCATTCGGCAGATCCGCGCATTGTGCTTGCGTCCTGCAAAGACTCATTGCTGCAGGCTTTGGGAACGCTCACCTGCCACAAGTCCGGAGTGCGAGCTCTGGAACGAACTTCGAAGAGGTCTCAGGCTAGTCTAGTTCGTGCCCTGCTACGCCCCTATGAAAACCGGGCTTGGGGCCAGAGTAATTGGCTGCTATTGCGCTTTTGGATGGGCGAGGGTTATGCCTACAAGGATTCCCGCCAACCCTCCGTGTGGCAAGGTGGCTCACTGCCCCTCCATCAAGGACTGTGTCGCAGTCGTTCCAGAAATGAAACGCATACAGGGTTGCTGCACAACGTCGCTCCGGCTAATCCTTCAAAGCATTTTCAGCGTTTAATCGGCTCAAAATTGTTGGAGGATGAGCCATTTGCTACCGCATTCCTTAACTCGGTTCTAAGCCAACTAAACTGGGCTTTTtccgaatttattttactGCTTCAGGAG ATCCAAAATACCGCTCAGAGGCAGGAAAACACACTGTTCGAACCCAAGCAGCTTAAGATTTGCTCCATGTGCTTCGAATTGACTGTTTCGCTGATGCGATGCCTGGAAATGGTCATCACAGCTGCGCCAGAAATAGTCACGGATGAATCTCGTCCAAACAGCGATCTGTTGCTAAATCGCATCTGTCAGTTGATCAGTCAGGTGCTCTCGCGGGTTACTGTGCCACCCGGTTGTTTCCAGTTCGTGGTGGACATGTGCTCGGCGGATCTTAATGCAGTCACCCACTATCCCATAGTGACCGCTGCTTTGGGGATATTGCTAGCCTTAATGCAGGACGAGATGGAGAGCGATTTGAGACCTCAGATTGTAACGCGGGTGTCTCGGGCTTTTCTCACCGATCCGAGCTTCCAATTTGCCACGCTGGAGTTTGCACTAGGAGAAATCCGGACACCACTGCTGGAGCAGAAGAATATACCACGGGGTAATTTCGATCCCTCTTCCAGGCCGCACATTGATCCACTGACAAACGATGTACGTGTGCCTCTTCCTAATAATTCCAAACGAATTCGTGCCGATCCGCCAATCCTGAAGTTTGCCCTTAATGATT TTCCCTCTCATGTATCCTGTGAAGAAATCGACAATGTCCGCAGGCTTATCGAGAGCTTGCGGGTGAAACAGACTCTGCTTTCGGACATTACACTGCCATCGGAGGACTCCCTGTGTCCGATCTGCTGCGCCAAGCCCATCACTGCCGTCTTCACGCCATGCAAGCATCAGTCCTGCAGCGACTGCATCATGCAGCACATGATGAACTCCAAGGTGTGCTTTTACTGCAAGACCACCATCCAAACCATTGAGACTCTGGACGGCACGGTCATCTATTCCAATGAGGATGTAGTTCAGACGCCAATGATCGAGAGGGCCTAA
- the LOC120454312 gene encoding soluble guanylate cyclase 88E isoform X2, translating into MYGLLLENLSEYIKSVYGEEKWEDIRRQAGIDSPSFSVHQVYPENLLQKLAKKAQQVLGVSERDFMDQMGVYFVGFVGQYGYDRVLSVLGRHMRDFLNGLDNLHEYLKFSYPRMRAPSFICENETKQGLTLHYRSKRRGFVYYTMGQIREVARYFYHKEMHIELVREEILFDTVHVTFQLTFDNRAFTLASLAMTREEKHLPISAHVLFEIFPFCMVFGADMVVRSIGNSLMVILPELLGKKITAWFDLVRPLIAFKFQTILNRTNNIFELVTVDPVTERFDVQNEDLLQHEDGSEPEKSLRLKGQMVYMENWRMIMFLGTPVMPDLTSLITTGLYINDLSMHDFSRDLMLAGTQQSVELKLALDQEQQKSKKLEESMRLLDEEMRRTDELLYQMIPKQVADRLRRGENPIDTCEMFDSVSILFSDIVTFTEICSRITPMEVVSMLNAMYSIFDKLTERNSVYKVETIGDAYMVVAGAPDKDANHAERVCDMALDMVDAITDLKDPSTGQHLRIRVGVHSGAVVAGIVGLKMPRYCLFGDTVNTASRMESTSIAMKVHISESTKVLIGPNYKIIERGEIDVKGKGTMGTYWLEERENRLPLQLTAALQIHPLSPVPSTPTPKTKAIMPPVSKPLTPMVPVSVSLAVSIPATNVPAVDVMAPSSSMSGLVLTATAAAHMSLHHQAVVAEALTGGSGEVVPPAAGGAASGTTGAAAGGGPAPDDRNSRIYSPVTFKDVARRSVANSPVRGCAQPDQERRRESRSNSTGHVFMRTPSDIFGSLILDTEEFLEDLQISRSSLANNNNNPSPCGFSPTPPFRIGSAPPKPRPSNPDKFTPEELAAMDQLTPPSTAPARETASCSSASLDRDKATKLNSSLDASTPTAVAAVAAVVCPMRSKSPPMSVAPVVHMVQASTSKGDSQRPGSKDSVSSISLHSPPPNRSSSAPARPHSMSKAARKAFLAAKQTKAMEKLDKMIEEVHEVESQSATKAASMRLALYGHDGGGDLAAGGCPLFLPPPPQQQQQRLMPSSISDSGLCSHGHSHAPSCHHMDPKMSNSQSFQHSPRGGITHQCCSGFGHGNGRHSHRMHSNACRIL; encoded by the exons ATGTACGGACTGCTGCTGGAGAACCTCTCCGAGTACATCAAGTCCGTTTACGGCGAGGAGAAATGGGAGGACATCCGGCGACAGGCAGGCATCGATTCGCCCTCCTTCAGCGTCCATCAGGTCTATCCCGAGAATCTGCTGCagaagctggccaaaaaggcTCAACAG GTGCTGGGCGTTTCCGAGCGGGATTTCATGGACCAGATGGGCGTCTACTTTGTGGGCTTTGTGGGCCAGTATGGCTACGATCGTGTTCTTTCCGTTCTGGGTCGCCACATGCGCGACTTCCTCAACGGACTGGACAACCTGCATGAGTACCTGAAGTTCTCGTATCCGCGGATGAGAGCTCCCAGCTTCATCTgcgaaaacgaaacgaagcaGGGTCTGACCCTTCATTACCGTTCCAAGCGTCGAGGATTCGTCTACTACACCATGGGTCAAATCCGAG AGGTGGCACGGTACTTCTACCACAAGGAGATGCACATCGAGCTCGTTCGGGAGGAGATCCTGTTCGACACGGTCCACGTGACCTTCCAGCTGACCTTCGATAACAGGGCGTTCACACTAGCGTCCTTGGCAATGACCCGGGAGGAGAAGCACCTGCCCATCAGTGCTCATGTGTTGTTCGAGATCTTTCCCTTTTGCATGGTTTTTGG TGCCGATATGGTTGTGCGAAGTATTGGTAACTCCTTAATGGTGATTTTACCGGAGCTTCTGGGAAAGAAAATTACGGCCTGGTTTGACCTAGTTCGTCCATTAATTGCATTCAAGTTTCAAACT ATACTCAATCGCACTAACAACATTTTTGAGCTGGTCACTGTGGATCCAGTTACGGAGAGATTTGATGTGCAAAACGAGGACTTACTCCAGCACGAAGATGGCAGCGAACCGGAAAAGTCTCTTAGATTAAAAG GCCAAATGGTTTACATGGAGAACTGGCGCATGATCATGTTTCTGGGTACACCCGTAATGCCCGATCTGACCTCACTAATAACCACAGGTCTATATATCAACGATCTGTCCATGCACGACTTCAGTAGGGATCTTATGCTGGCGGGTACTCAACAATCGGTGGAGCTCAAGTTGGCCCTGGATCAGGAACAACAGAAGTCGAAAAAGCTGGAGGAGTCCATGAGATTG TTGGATGAGGAAATGCGAAGAACGGATGAGCTTCTGTACCAGATGATACCCAAACAGGTGGCTGATAGGCTCAGACGAGGCGAGAATCCCATTGATACCTGTGAG ATGTTCGATAGCGTTTCCATCCTGTTCTCAGACATCGTAACCTTCACCGAGATTTGCAGCCGCATTACTCCGATGGAGGTGGTGTCCATGCTAAATGCCATGTACTCCATTTTCGATAAGCTGACGGAGCGGAATTCAGTGTACAAG GTGGAAACTATTGGTGATGCGTATATGGTGGTGGCGGGTGCTCCAGATAAGGATGCCAATCACGCCGAGCGAGTCTGTGATATGGCCCTAGATATGGTGGACGCGATTACCGATCTAAAGGATCCCTCAACGGGCCAGCACTTAAGGATAC GTGTGGGCGTCCACTCGGGCGCCGTGGTGGCGGGCATCGTGGGCCTCAAGATGCCCCGCTATTGCCTCTTTGGGGATACGGTGAATACCGCCTCACGTATGGAGTCCACCAGCATCGCCATGAAGGTGCACATATCCGAGTCCACGAAGGTTCTTATCGGACCCAACTACAAGATCATCGAGCGCGGTGAGATCGATGTAAAGGGCAAGGGCACCATGGGCACCTATTGGCTGGAGGAGCGTGAGAACCGACTGCCTCTGCAATTAACCGCCGCACTGCAGATTCATCCGCTCTCACCTGTTCCATCAACGCCCACACCCAAGACGAAGGCCATAATGCCTCCGGTATCCAAGCCGTTGACTCCGATGGTTCCCGTTTCGGTTTCTCTGGCAGTTTCCATACCCGCCACCAATGTTCCTGCTGTAGATGTGATGGCTCCTTCATCCAGCATGTCCGGTTTGGTACTTACTGCCACCGCAGCGGCTCACATGTCCTTGCACCACCAGGCCGTGGTGGCGGAGGCATTAACTGGAGGTTCAGGTGAAGTGGTACcgccagcagctggaggagcagcttCTGGAACAACTGGAGCGGCGGCGGGTGGAGGTCCCGCCCCGGACGACCGGAACAGTCGCATCTACTCACCCGTAACCTTCAAGGATGTGGCACGGCGAAGCGTGGCCAATTCTCCGGTGAGAGGCTGCGCCCAACCGGATCAGGAGAGACGTCGCGAGTCCCGCTCCAATTCCACGGGCCACGTATTTATGCGGACTCCTTCGGATATTTTCGGCTCTCTCATCCTGGACACCGAGGAGTTTCTCGAGGACCTGCAAATCTCGCGCTCCTCCctggcaaacaacaacaacaatccgAGCCCATGCGGCTTTAGCCCAACTCCTCCATTCCGGATTGGCAGCGCACCGCCAAAGCCGAGACCCAGTAATCCGGATAAATTTACACCGGAGGAACTGGCCGCCATGGACCAACTGACGCCTCCGTCAACGGCTCCAGCCAGAGAAACGGCCAGCTGCAGCAGTGCATCATTAGATCGCGACAAGGCGACCAAGCTGAA cagcagtctGGATGCCAGCACTCCAACTGCCGTGGCAGCCGTTGCTGCCGTGGTGTGTCCAATGCGATCCAAGTCGCCGCCGATGTCAGTGGCTCCAGTGGTACACATGGTTCAGGCCAGCACCAGCAAAGGCGACAGCCAACGACCAGGCTCGAAGGATTCGGTATCATCCATTTCCCTCCACTCACCCCCACCCAATCGATCTAGCTCGGCACCAGCCAG ACCGCACTCAATGTCGAAGGCGGCGCGAAAGGCCTTTCTGGCCGCCAAGCAGACCAAGGCAATGGAGAAGCTGGACAAGATGATCGAAGAGGTTCACGAAGTGGAGTCCCAGTCGGCGACAAAGGCGGCCAGCATGCGACTGGCCCTCTACGGCCATGACGGCGGTGGTGATTTGGCTGCCGGTGGGTGTCCACTGTTcctgccaccgccgccgcagcagcagcaacagcgccTGATGCCCAGCTCCATCTCAGACTCCGGCCTCTGCAGTCATGG TCATAGTCATGCTCCCAGCTGTCATCACATGGATCCGAAGATGAGCAACAGCCAGAGTTTCCAGCATTCTCCACGTGGCGGGATAACCCATCAGTGCTGCAGCGGCTTTGGACACGGAAATGGACGTCACTCTCACCGGATGCACTCGAATGCCTGCCGGATTCTGTAG